In one window of Denticeps clupeoides chromosome 2, fDenClu1.1, whole genome shotgun sequence DNA:
- the esyt2b gene encoding extended synaptotagmin-2 isoform X2 yields MTTGEGTSAERPKDVRCEPPSNTRDLSSTWRQFAKTFVLIFPIYILGYMEFSFSWLLIALAVFFFWRRNVGSKSGRFSRALAFFELEETSVKPSLTTSRLPSWTVKQMWPYICQFVEKLFRETIEPAVKEANSHLSTFSFCKIDMGDKPLRVNGVKVYTENVDKRQIIMDLQVSFVGNTEIDVDIKRYYCKAGIKSVQLHGVLRVVLDPLLGHMPLVGALSLFFLKKPLLDINWTGLTNILDIPGLNGFSDSLIQDIIYSYLVLPNRITIPLVQDEELARIRFPMPKGVLRIHFLEAQDLEIKDTYLGGLIKGKSDPYGIIQLGNQLFQSKTIKENLHPKWNEVYEAMVYEAPGNHLEIELFDEDPDKDDFLGSLMIDTIELQKEQKVDEWFDLEEVTTGKLHLRLEWLSLLSTAQKLEKVLQSIRADKGQTKDGLSSALLAVFLDSAKNLPSVFEGSFGCGNSQGRRASGLVFCENTTSLYKTLFSYPIDFNSDGSKHAQKALKSGKKVSSDPNPYVVFMVGNKKQESKVRYKTNEPLWEEACSFLIHNPRDQHLEVEVRDEKHKCALGNLTVPLSILLQEENMTLTQQFPLTNSGPTCTLKLTMTLRVLCLEKQGASDQPSNVQVRRTGTVSPTTKCPRPSTSGDPQLSPQLNPTPSPRVSLTDQINGGSPMRGSLGEVRRSSSSLAISHIHRLQPHRESTGSLASDSSLPSASQDLQNRLAHLHNGCGLSRYPLGEVQLTVRHSSQRNKLIVVVHACRNLLPWPKDTLDPYVRLYLLPDKSRMGRRKTSVVKKVLNPVYDQTFEFSVANTELPRRSLDVAVKNSGSLLSKHKGLLGKAIVSLSSDEISKGWTQWYNLTEDGKPKADQA; encoded by the exons ATGACGACGGGCGAGGGCACGTCCGCCGAGCGGCCGAAGGACGTCAGGTGCGAGCCGCCCTCCAACACCAGGGACCTGTCGAGCACCTGGAGGCAGTTCGCCAAAACGTTCGTCCTCATCTTCCCCATCTACATTCTGGGATACATGGAGTTCAGCTTCAGCTGGCTTCTGATCGCCCTCgccgtcttcttcttctggagGAGGAACGTCGGGAGCAAGAGCGGCAGGTTCAGCAGAGCGCTGGCTTTCTTCGAGCTGGAGGAGACCAGCGTCAAGCCAAGTTTGACCACGTCTCGGTTGCCGTCATGG ACAGTGAAGCAGATGTGGCCGTACATCTGCCAGTTTGTGGAGAAGCTTTTCCGCGAGACCATTGAGCCTGCAGTGAAGGAGGCCAACTCTCACCTCAGCACTTTCAGCTTCTGCAAGATTGACATGGGGGACAAG CCTCTGAGGGTCAACGGGGTCAAAGTTTACACTGAGAATGTGGACAAGCGGCAGATCATTATGGATCTCCAGGTTAG ctTTGTGGGAAATACCGAAATAGATGTGGATATCAAGCGATACTACTGCAAAGCTGGGATCAAGAGCGTACAG CTGCATGGGGTGCTGCGAGTCGTTCTGGATCCTCTTTTGGGTCACATGCCGCTGGTGGGAGCCCTGTCTCTGTTCTTCCTCAAGAAGCCG CTTCTGGACATCAACTGGACGGGGCTCACAAACATCCTGGACATTCCCGGACTGAA TGGCTTCTCAGACAGCCTCATCCAAGACATCATCTACAGCTACCTGGTGCTGCCCAACAGAATCACCATCCCACTGGTACAAGACGAGGAGCTCGCCAGGATACGCTTCCCAATGCCAAAG GGTGTGCTCAGAATTCACTTCCTGGAAGCTCAGGATCTTGAGATAAAAGATACATACCTTGGAGGTCTAATCAAAGGGAAGTCAGACCCCTACGGCATCATTCAGCTGGGCAACCAGCTCTTCCAGAGCAAGACCATCAAAGAGAACCTGCACCCCAAATGGAACGAAGTTTATGAG GCCATGGTGTATGAAGCACCAGGAAATCACCTTGAGATAGAGTTATTTGATGAAGATCCTGATAAGGATGACTTCCTTGGAAG cTTAATGATTGACACAATTGAGCTTCAGAAAGAACAGAAGGTTGATGAG TGGTTTGATCTGGAAGAGGTGACGACAGGAAAGCTACACCTTAGATTGGAGTGGCTTTCTCTTCTGTCCACAGCACAGAAGCTGGAGAAG GTTCTACAGAGCATCAGGGCTGACAAGGGCCAGACCAAAGATGGCCTTTCCTCTGCTCTGCTGGCTGTCTTCCTGGACTCTGCTAAGAACCTCCCG AGCGTGTTCGAGGGAAGCTTCGGGTGTGGAAACTCACAGGGGAGGAGAGCGTCGGGCTTAGTCTTTTGTGAGAATACTACCTCCCTCTATAAAACGCTATTT AGCTACCCTATCGACTTTAACAGCGACGGCTCCAAGCATGCCCAAAAAGCCCTGAAG TCTGGCAAGAAAGTTAGCAGTGACCCAAATCCTTACGTTGTGTTTATGGTTGGAAACAAGAAACAGGAGAGCAAG GTTCGCTATAAGACAAATGAGCCGCTGTGGGAAGAAGCCTGCAGTTTCCTCATCCATAACCCTCGCGATCAGCACCTCGAAGTGGAG GTGAGGGACGAAAAGCACAAGTGCGCTCTGGGTAATTTGACTGTGCCACTGAGCATCTTGCTTCAGGAGGAGAACATGACGCTGACGCAACAATTCCCCCTCACAAACTCAGGGCCCACCTGCACCCTCAAGCTCACAATGACTCTCagg GTACTCTGTCTGGAGAAGCAAGGTGCATCTGACCAGCCCTCCAACGTGCAAGTGAGGCGCACCGGTACTGTCTCCCCAACCACTAAATGCCCGAGACCCTCAACCTCAGGGGACCCCCAGTTGTCCCCCCAACTCAACCCCACCCCCAGTCCCAGGGTGTCCCTGACGGACCAGATCAACGGCGGCAGCCCGATGAGGGGCAGCTTAGGGGAGGTCCGGCGAAGCAGCTCCAGCCTGGCCATCAGCCACATCCACCGGCTGCAGCCCCACAGAGAGTCCACAGGCAGCCTGGCCTCCGATTCGTCACTGCCCTCGGCCAGCCAGGACCTGCAGAACAGACTCGCTCATTTGCACAA TGGCTGTGGGCTCAGTCGGTATCCCCTGGGTGAGGTGCAGCTAACGGTCAGACACAGTTCTCAGCGGAACAAGCTCATTGTAGTGGTACATGCTTGCCG TAACCTCCTACCCTGGCCTAAGGACACACTGGACCCTTACGTCCGCCTCTACCTGCTGCCAGATAAGAGTCGGATGGGCAGGAGGAAGACCAGCGTGGTGAAGAAGGTCCTGAACCCCGTCTACGATCAAAC GTTTGAATTCTCTGTAGCGAACACTGAGCTGCCTAGAAGAAGCCTGGATGTGGCTGTGAAGAACAGTGGTAGCCTGCTCTCGAAACACAAAGGGCTTCTGGGAAAG GCTATTGTATCATTATCCAGTGACGAGATCAGCAAAGGATGGACACAGTG GTATAATTTGACAGAGGATGGCAAGCCAAAAGCTGATCAGGCCTAA
- the esyt2b gene encoding extended synaptotagmin-2 isoform X1, with protein sequence MTTGEGTSAERPKDVRCEPPSNTRDLSSTWRQFAKTFVLIFPIYILGYMEFSFSWLLIALAVFFFWRRNVGSKSGRFSRALAFFELEETSVKPSLTTSRLPSWVHYPDVERVEWLNKTVKQMWPYICQFVEKLFRETIEPAVKEANSHLSTFSFCKIDMGDKPLRVNGVKVYTENVDKRQIIMDLQVSFVGNTEIDVDIKRYYCKAGIKSVQLHGVLRVVLDPLLGHMPLVGALSLFFLKKPLLDINWTGLTNILDIPGLNGFSDSLIQDIIYSYLVLPNRITIPLVQDEELARIRFPMPKGVLRIHFLEAQDLEIKDTYLGGLIKGKSDPYGIIQLGNQLFQSKTIKENLHPKWNEVYEAMVYEAPGNHLEIELFDEDPDKDDFLGSLMIDTIELQKEQKVDEWFDLEEVTTGKLHLRLEWLSLLSTAQKLEKVLQSIRADKGQTKDGLSSALLAVFLDSAKNLPSVFEGSFGCGNSQGRRASGLVFCENTTSLYKTLFSYPIDFNSDGSKHAQKALKSGKKVSSDPNPYVVFMVGNKKQESKVRYKTNEPLWEEACSFLIHNPRDQHLEVEVRDEKHKCALGNLTVPLSILLQEENMTLTQQFPLTNSGPTCTLKLTMTLRVLCLEKQGASDQPSNVQVRRTGTVSPTTKCPRPSTSGDPQLSPQLNPTPSPRVSLTDQINGGSPMRGSLGEVRRSSSSLAISHIHRLQPHRESTGSLASDSSLPSASQDLQNRLAHLHNGCGLSRYPLGEVQLTVRHSSQRNKLIVVVHACRNLLPWPKDTLDPYVRLYLLPDKSRMGRRKTSVVKKVLNPVYDQTFEFSVANTELPRRSLDVAVKNSGSLLSKHKGLLGKAIVSLSSDEISKGWTQWYNLTEDGKPKADQA encoded by the exons ATGACGACGGGCGAGGGCACGTCCGCCGAGCGGCCGAAGGACGTCAGGTGCGAGCCGCCCTCCAACACCAGGGACCTGTCGAGCACCTGGAGGCAGTTCGCCAAAACGTTCGTCCTCATCTTCCCCATCTACATTCTGGGATACATGGAGTTCAGCTTCAGCTGGCTTCTGATCGCCCTCgccgtcttcttcttctggagGAGGAACGTCGGGAGCAAGAGCGGCAGGTTCAGCAGAGCGCTGGCTTTCTTCGAGCTGGAGGAGACCAGCGTCAAGCCAAGTTTGACCACGTCTCGGTTGCCGTCATGG GTGCACTATCCAGATGTGGAGAGGGTGGAGTGGTTAAATAAG ACAGTGAAGCAGATGTGGCCGTACATCTGCCAGTTTGTGGAGAAGCTTTTCCGCGAGACCATTGAGCCTGCAGTGAAGGAGGCCAACTCTCACCTCAGCACTTTCAGCTTCTGCAAGATTGACATGGGGGACAAG CCTCTGAGGGTCAACGGGGTCAAAGTTTACACTGAGAATGTGGACAAGCGGCAGATCATTATGGATCTCCAGGTTAG ctTTGTGGGAAATACCGAAATAGATGTGGATATCAAGCGATACTACTGCAAAGCTGGGATCAAGAGCGTACAG CTGCATGGGGTGCTGCGAGTCGTTCTGGATCCTCTTTTGGGTCACATGCCGCTGGTGGGAGCCCTGTCTCTGTTCTTCCTCAAGAAGCCG CTTCTGGACATCAACTGGACGGGGCTCACAAACATCCTGGACATTCCCGGACTGAA TGGCTTCTCAGACAGCCTCATCCAAGACATCATCTACAGCTACCTGGTGCTGCCCAACAGAATCACCATCCCACTGGTACAAGACGAGGAGCTCGCCAGGATACGCTTCCCAATGCCAAAG GGTGTGCTCAGAATTCACTTCCTGGAAGCTCAGGATCTTGAGATAAAAGATACATACCTTGGAGGTCTAATCAAAGGGAAGTCAGACCCCTACGGCATCATTCAGCTGGGCAACCAGCTCTTCCAGAGCAAGACCATCAAAGAGAACCTGCACCCCAAATGGAACGAAGTTTATGAG GCCATGGTGTATGAAGCACCAGGAAATCACCTTGAGATAGAGTTATTTGATGAAGATCCTGATAAGGATGACTTCCTTGGAAG cTTAATGATTGACACAATTGAGCTTCAGAAAGAACAGAAGGTTGATGAG TGGTTTGATCTGGAAGAGGTGACGACAGGAAAGCTACACCTTAGATTGGAGTGGCTTTCTCTTCTGTCCACAGCACAGAAGCTGGAGAAG GTTCTACAGAGCATCAGGGCTGACAAGGGCCAGACCAAAGATGGCCTTTCCTCTGCTCTGCTGGCTGTCTTCCTGGACTCTGCTAAGAACCTCCCG AGCGTGTTCGAGGGAAGCTTCGGGTGTGGAAACTCACAGGGGAGGAGAGCGTCGGGCTTAGTCTTTTGTGAGAATACTACCTCCCTCTATAAAACGCTATTT AGCTACCCTATCGACTTTAACAGCGACGGCTCCAAGCATGCCCAAAAAGCCCTGAAG TCTGGCAAGAAAGTTAGCAGTGACCCAAATCCTTACGTTGTGTTTATGGTTGGAAACAAGAAACAGGAGAGCAAG GTTCGCTATAAGACAAATGAGCCGCTGTGGGAAGAAGCCTGCAGTTTCCTCATCCATAACCCTCGCGATCAGCACCTCGAAGTGGAG GTGAGGGACGAAAAGCACAAGTGCGCTCTGGGTAATTTGACTGTGCCACTGAGCATCTTGCTTCAGGAGGAGAACATGACGCTGACGCAACAATTCCCCCTCACAAACTCAGGGCCCACCTGCACCCTCAAGCTCACAATGACTCTCagg GTACTCTGTCTGGAGAAGCAAGGTGCATCTGACCAGCCCTCCAACGTGCAAGTGAGGCGCACCGGTACTGTCTCCCCAACCACTAAATGCCCGAGACCCTCAACCTCAGGGGACCCCCAGTTGTCCCCCCAACTCAACCCCACCCCCAGTCCCAGGGTGTCCCTGACGGACCAGATCAACGGCGGCAGCCCGATGAGGGGCAGCTTAGGGGAGGTCCGGCGAAGCAGCTCCAGCCTGGCCATCAGCCACATCCACCGGCTGCAGCCCCACAGAGAGTCCACAGGCAGCCTGGCCTCCGATTCGTCACTGCCCTCGGCCAGCCAGGACCTGCAGAACAGACTCGCTCATTTGCACAA TGGCTGTGGGCTCAGTCGGTATCCCCTGGGTGAGGTGCAGCTAACGGTCAGACACAGTTCTCAGCGGAACAAGCTCATTGTAGTGGTACATGCTTGCCG TAACCTCCTACCCTGGCCTAAGGACACACTGGACCCTTACGTCCGCCTCTACCTGCTGCCAGATAAGAGTCGGATGGGCAGGAGGAAGACCAGCGTGGTGAAGAAGGTCCTGAACCCCGTCTACGATCAAAC GTTTGAATTCTCTGTAGCGAACACTGAGCTGCCTAGAAGAAGCCTGGATGTGGCTGTGAAGAACAGTGGTAGCCTGCTCTCGAAACACAAAGGGCTTCTGGGAAAG GCTATTGTATCATTATCCAGTGACGAGATCAGCAAAGGATGGACACAGTG GTATAATTTGACAGAGGATGGCAAGCCAAAAGCTGATCAGGCCTAA
- the esyt2b gene encoding extended synaptotagmin-2 isoform X3, which yields MTTGEGTSAERPKDVRCEPPSNTRDLSSTWRQFAKTFVLIFPIYILGYMEFSFSWLLIALAVFFFWRRNVGSKSGRFSRALAFFELEETSVKPSLTTSRLPSWVHYPDVERVEWLNKTVKQMWPYICQFVEKLFRETIEPAVKEANSHLSTFSFCKIDMGDKPLRVNGVKVYTENVDKRQIIMDLQVSFVGNTEIDVDIKRYYCKAGIKSVQLHGVLRVVLDPLLGHMPLVGALSLFFLKKPLLDINWTGLTNILDIPGLNGFSDSLIQDIIYSYLVLPNRITIPLVQDEELARIRFPMPKGVLRIHFLEAQDLEIKDTYLGGLIKGKSDPYGIIQLGNQLFQSKTIKENLHPKWNEVYEAMVYEAPGNHLEIELFDEDPDKDDFLGSLMIDTIELQKEQKVDEWFDLEEVTTGKLHLRLEWLSLLSTAQKLEKVLQSIRADKGQTKDGLSSALLAVFLDSAKNLPSVFEGSFGCGNSQGRRASGLVFCENTTSLYKTLFSGKKVSSDPNPYVVFMVGNKKQESKVRYKTNEPLWEEACSFLIHNPRDQHLEVEVRDEKHKCALGNLTVPLSILLQEENMTLTQQFPLTNSGPTCTLKLTMTLRVLCLEKQGASDQPSNVQVRRTGTVSPTTKCPRPSTSGDPQLSPQLNPTPSPRVSLTDQINGGSPMRGSLGEVRRSSSSLAISHIHRLQPHRESTGSLASDSSLPSASQDLQNRLAHLHNGCGLSRYPLGEVQLTVRHSSQRNKLIVVVHACRNLLPWPKDTLDPYVRLYLLPDKSRMGRRKTSVVKKVLNPVYDQTFEFSVANTELPRRSLDVAVKNSGSLLSKHKGLLGKAIVSLSSDEISKGWTQWYNLTEDGKPKADQA from the exons ATGACGACGGGCGAGGGCACGTCCGCCGAGCGGCCGAAGGACGTCAGGTGCGAGCCGCCCTCCAACACCAGGGACCTGTCGAGCACCTGGAGGCAGTTCGCCAAAACGTTCGTCCTCATCTTCCCCATCTACATTCTGGGATACATGGAGTTCAGCTTCAGCTGGCTTCTGATCGCCCTCgccgtcttcttcttctggagGAGGAACGTCGGGAGCAAGAGCGGCAGGTTCAGCAGAGCGCTGGCTTTCTTCGAGCTGGAGGAGACCAGCGTCAAGCCAAGTTTGACCACGTCTCGGTTGCCGTCATGG GTGCACTATCCAGATGTGGAGAGGGTGGAGTGGTTAAATAAG ACAGTGAAGCAGATGTGGCCGTACATCTGCCAGTTTGTGGAGAAGCTTTTCCGCGAGACCATTGAGCCTGCAGTGAAGGAGGCCAACTCTCACCTCAGCACTTTCAGCTTCTGCAAGATTGACATGGGGGACAAG CCTCTGAGGGTCAACGGGGTCAAAGTTTACACTGAGAATGTGGACAAGCGGCAGATCATTATGGATCTCCAGGTTAG ctTTGTGGGAAATACCGAAATAGATGTGGATATCAAGCGATACTACTGCAAAGCTGGGATCAAGAGCGTACAG CTGCATGGGGTGCTGCGAGTCGTTCTGGATCCTCTTTTGGGTCACATGCCGCTGGTGGGAGCCCTGTCTCTGTTCTTCCTCAAGAAGCCG CTTCTGGACATCAACTGGACGGGGCTCACAAACATCCTGGACATTCCCGGACTGAA TGGCTTCTCAGACAGCCTCATCCAAGACATCATCTACAGCTACCTGGTGCTGCCCAACAGAATCACCATCCCACTGGTACAAGACGAGGAGCTCGCCAGGATACGCTTCCCAATGCCAAAG GGTGTGCTCAGAATTCACTTCCTGGAAGCTCAGGATCTTGAGATAAAAGATACATACCTTGGAGGTCTAATCAAAGGGAAGTCAGACCCCTACGGCATCATTCAGCTGGGCAACCAGCTCTTCCAGAGCAAGACCATCAAAGAGAACCTGCACCCCAAATGGAACGAAGTTTATGAG GCCATGGTGTATGAAGCACCAGGAAATCACCTTGAGATAGAGTTATTTGATGAAGATCCTGATAAGGATGACTTCCTTGGAAG cTTAATGATTGACACAATTGAGCTTCAGAAAGAACAGAAGGTTGATGAG TGGTTTGATCTGGAAGAGGTGACGACAGGAAAGCTACACCTTAGATTGGAGTGGCTTTCTCTTCTGTCCACAGCACAGAAGCTGGAGAAG GTTCTACAGAGCATCAGGGCTGACAAGGGCCAGACCAAAGATGGCCTTTCCTCTGCTCTGCTGGCTGTCTTCCTGGACTCTGCTAAGAACCTCCCG AGCGTGTTCGAGGGAAGCTTCGGGTGTGGAAACTCACAGGGGAGGAGAGCGTCGGGCTTAGTCTTTTGTGAGAATACTACCTCCCTCTATAAAACGCTATTT TCTGGCAAGAAAGTTAGCAGTGACCCAAATCCTTACGTTGTGTTTATGGTTGGAAACAAGAAACAGGAGAGCAAG GTTCGCTATAAGACAAATGAGCCGCTGTGGGAAGAAGCCTGCAGTTTCCTCATCCATAACCCTCGCGATCAGCACCTCGAAGTGGAG GTGAGGGACGAAAAGCACAAGTGCGCTCTGGGTAATTTGACTGTGCCACTGAGCATCTTGCTTCAGGAGGAGAACATGACGCTGACGCAACAATTCCCCCTCACAAACTCAGGGCCCACCTGCACCCTCAAGCTCACAATGACTCTCagg GTACTCTGTCTGGAGAAGCAAGGTGCATCTGACCAGCCCTCCAACGTGCAAGTGAGGCGCACCGGTACTGTCTCCCCAACCACTAAATGCCCGAGACCCTCAACCTCAGGGGACCCCCAGTTGTCCCCCCAACTCAACCCCACCCCCAGTCCCAGGGTGTCCCTGACGGACCAGATCAACGGCGGCAGCCCGATGAGGGGCAGCTTAGGGGAGGTCCGGCGAAGCAGCTCCAGCCTGGCCATCAGCCACATCCACCGGCTGCAGCCCCACAGAGAGTCCACAGGCAGCCTGGCCTCCGATTCGTCACTGCCCTCGGCCAGCCAGGACCTGCAGAACAGACTCGCTCATTTGCACAA TGGCTGTGGGCTCAGTCGGTATCCCCTGGGTGAGGTGCAGCTAACGGTCAGACACAGTTCTCAGCGGAACAAGCTCATTGTAGTGGTACATGCTTGCCG TAACCTCCTACCCTGGCCTAAGGACACACTGGACCCTTACGTCCGCCTCTACCTGCTGCCAGATAAGAGTCGGATGGGCAGGAGGAAGACCAGCGTGGTGAAGAAGGTCCTGAACCCCGTCTACGATCAAAC GTTTGAATTCTCTGTAGCGAACACTGAGCTGCCTAGAAGAAGCCTGGATGTGGCTGTGAAGAACAGTGGTAGCCTGCTCTCGAAACACAAAGGGCTTCTGGGAAAG GCTATTGTATCATTATCCAGTGACGAGATCAGCAAAGGATGGACACAGTG GTATAATTTGACAGAGGATGGCAAGCCAAAAGCTGATCAGGCCTAA
- the esyt2b gene encoding extended synaptotagmin-2 isoform X5 produces MTTGEGTSAERPKDVRCEPPSNTRDLSSTWRQFAKTFVLIFPIYILGYMEFSFSWLLIALAVFFFWRRNVGSKSGRFSRALAFFELEETSVKPSLTTSRLPSWVHYPDVERVEWLNKTVKQMWPYICQFVEKLFRETIEPAVKEANSHLSTFSFCKIDMGDKPLRVNGVKVYTENVDKRQIIMDLQVSFVGNTEIDVDIKRYYCKAGIKSVQLHGVLRVVLDPLLGHMPLVGALSLFFLKKPLLDINWTGLTNILDIPGLNGFSDSLIQDIIYSYLVLPNRITIPLVQDEELARIRFPMPKGVLRIHFLEAQDLEIKDTYLGGLIKGKSDPYGIIQLGNQLFQSKTIKENLHPKWNEVYEAMVYEAPGNHLEIELFDEDPDKDDFLGSLMIDTIELQKEQKVDEWFDLEEVTTGKLHLRLEWLSLLSTAQKLEKVLQSIRADKGQTKDGLSSALLAVFLDSAKNLPSGKKVSSDPNPYVVFMVGNKKQESKVRYKTNEPLWEEACSFLIHNPRDQHLEVEVRDEKHKCALGNLTVPLSILLQEENMTLTQQFPLTNSGPTCTLKLTMTLRVLCLEKQGASDQPSNVQVRRTGTVSPTTKCPRPSTSGDPQLSPQLNPTPSPRVSLTDQINGGSPMRGSLGEVRRSSSSLAISHIHRLQPHRESTGSLASDSSLPSASQDLQNRLAHLHNGCGLSRYPLGEVQLTVRHSSQRNKLIVVVHACRNLLPWPKDTLDPYVRLYLLPDKSRMGRRKTSVVKKVLNPVYDQTFEFSVANTELPRRSLDVAVKNSGSLLSKHKGLLGKAIVSLSSDEISKGWTQWYNLTEDGKPKADQA; encoded by the exons ATGACGACGGGCGAGGGCACGTCCGCCGAGCGGCCGAAGGACGTCAGGTGCGAGCCGCCCTCCAACACCAGGGACCTGTCGAGCACCTGGAGGCAGTTCGCCAAAACGTTCGTCCTCATCTTCCCCATCTACATTCTGGGATACATGGAGTTCAGCTTCAGCTGGCTTCTGATCGCCCTCgccgtcttcttcttctggagGAGGAACGTCGGGAGCAAGAGCGGCAGGTTCAGCAGAGCGCTGGCTTTCTTCGAGCTGGAGGAGACCAGCGTCAAGCCAAGTTTGACCACGTCTCGGTTGCCGTCATGG GTGCACTATCCAGATGTGGAGAGGGTGGAGTGGTTAAATAAG ACAGTGAAGCAGATGTGGCCGTACATCTGCCAGTTTGTGGAGAAGCTTTTCCGCGAGACCATTGAGCCTGCAGTGAAGGAGGCCAACTCTCACCTCAGCACTTTCAGCTTCTGCAAGATTGACATGGGGGACAAG CCTCTGAGGGTCAACGGGGTCAAAGTTTACACTGAGAATGTGGACAAGCGGCAGATCATTATGGATCTCCAGGTTAG ctTTGTGGGAAATACCGAAATAGATGTGGATATCAAGCGATACTACTGCAAAGCTGGGATCAAGAGCGTACAG CTGCATGGGGTGCTGCGAGTCGTTCTGGATCCTCTTTTGGGTCACATGCCGCTGGTGGGAGCCCTGTCTCTGTTCTTCCTCAAGAAGCCG CTTCTGGACATCAACTGGACGGGGCTCACAAACATCCTGGACATTCCCGGACTGAA TGGCTTCTCAGACAGCCTCATCCAAGACATCATCTACAGCTACCTGGTGCTGCCCAACAGAATCACCATCCCACTGGTACAAGACGAGGAGCTCGCCAGGATACGCTTCCCAATGCCAAAG GGTGTGCTCAGAATTCACTTCCTGGAAGCTCAGGATCTTGAGATAAAAGATACATACCTTGGAGGTCTAATCAAAGGGAAGTCAGACCCCTACGGCATCATTCAGCTGGGCAACCAGCTCTTCCAGAGCAAGACCATCAAAGAGAACCTGCACCCCAAATGGAACGAAGTTTATGAG GCCATGGTGTATGAAGCACCAGGAAATCACCTTGAGATAGAGTTATTTGATGAAGATCCTGATAAGGATGACTTCCTTGGAAG cTTAATGATTGACACAATTGAGCTTCAGAAAGAACAGAAGGTTGATGAG TGGTTTGATCTGGAAGAGGTGACGACAGGAAAGCTACACCTTAGATTGGAGTGGCTTTCTCTTCTGTCCACAGCACAGAAGCTGGAGAAG GTTCTACAGAGCATCAGGGCTGACAAGGGCCAGACCAAAGATGGCCTTTCCTCTGCTCTGCTGGCTGTCTTCCTGGACTCTGCTAAGAACCTCCCG TCTGGCAAGAAAGTTAGCAGTGACCCAAATCCTTACGTTGTGTTTATGGTTGGAAACAAGAAACAGGAGAGCAAG GTTCGCTATAAGACAAATGAGCCGCTGTGGGAAGAAGCCTGCAGTTTCCTCATCCATAACCCTCGCGATCAGCACCTCGAAGTGGAG GTGAGGGACGAAAAGCACAAGTGCGCTCTGGGTAATTTGACTGTGCCACTGAGCATCTTGCTTCAGGAGGAGAACATGACGCTGACGCAACAATTCCCCCTCACAAACTCAGGGCCCACCTGCACCCTCAAGCTCACAATGACTCTCagg GTACTCTGTCTGGAGAAGCAAGGTGCATCTGACCAGCCCTCCAACGTGCAAGTGAGGCGCACCGGTACTGTCTCCCCAACCACTAAATGCCCGAGACCCTCAACCTCAGGGGACCCCCAGTTGTCCCCCCAACTCAACCCCACCCCCAGTCCCAGGGTGTCCCTGACGGACCAGATCAACGGCGGCAGCCCGATGAGGGGCAGCTTAGGGGAGGTCCGGCGAAGCAGCTCCAGCCTGGCCATCAGCCACATCCACCGGCTGCAGCCCCACAGAGAGTCCACAGGCAGCCTGGCCTCCGATTCGTCACTGCCCTCGGCCAGCCAGGACCTGCAGAACAGACTCGCTCATTTGCACAA TGGCTGTGGGCTCAGTCGGTATCCCCTGGGTGAGGTGCAGCTAACGGTCAGACACAGTTCTCAGCGGAACAAGCTCATTGTAGTGGTACATGCTTGCCG TAACCTCCTACCCTGGCCTAAGGACACACTGGACCCTTACGTCCGCCTCTACCTGCTGCCAGATAAGAGTCGGATGGGCAGGAGGAAGACCAGCGTGGTGAAGAAGGTCCTGAACCCCGTCTACGATCAAAC GTTTGAATTCTCTGTAGCGAACACTGAGCTGCCTAGAAGAAGCCTGGATGTGGCTGTGAAGAACAGTGGTAGCCTGCTCTCGAAACACAAAGGGCTTCTGGGAAAG GCTATTGTATCATTATCCAGTGACGAGATCAGCAAAGGATGGACACAGTG GTATAATTTGACAGAGGATGGCAAGCCAAAAGCTGATCAGGCCTAA